A single region of the Eublepharis macularius isolate TG4126 chromosome 14, MPM_Emac_v1.0, whole genome shotgun sequence genome encodes:
- the HINFP gene encoding histone H4 transcription factor: MPPGKVCNKEALVLQCEWEMCTFVVSKMEEFCEHVSKHLQQHLHGKEEEEDEVDSLEEYACLWQECGFCSPESPADLVRHVYFHCYHTKLKQWGLQALQSQSDLTACQLDFQSRNIIPEIQENFLCLWEYCERAFDNPEWFYRHVEDHSFCTEYKVVGKENHVVFCGWKDCDCSFKGRCKLREHLRSHTQEKVVACPTCGGMFSNNTKFFDHIRRQTALEQQRFQCSHCSKRFATERLLRDHMRNHVNHYKCPLCDMTCPLPSSLRNHIRFRHSEERPFKCNYCDHSCKNLIDLRKHLDTHSKEPAYRCEFEACSFSARSLCSIKLHYRKVHEGDLEPRYKCHVCDKCFTRGNNLTVHLRKKHQFKWPSGHPRFRYKEHEDGYMRLQLVRYESVELTEQLLKDREKQGEGLEDTAQCMVLAGSEDSLQGIILEPPTEEAAAAEDLQAAAAPQHPAEQEAGASPDQEPGSPPSPIIRVVNRTNERGESETVYYVMASAPAEGRAAAPDGFPAEPEENVMDRLQKTAEELGIQIV; this comes from the exons ATGCCTCCTGGGAAGGTGTGCAATAAAGAAGCCTTGGTTCTGCAGTGTGAATGGGAGATGTGCACCTTTGTGGTATCAAAGATGGAAGAATTCTGTGAACACGTGTCAAAGCATTTGCAACAACATCTCcatgggaaagaggaggaggaagatgaggtgGATTCTCTCG AAGAATATGCCTGCCTGTGGCAGGAATGCGGTTTCTGCTCTCCAGAGAGTCCTGCAGACCTGGTCCGCCATGTGTACTTCCATTGCTACCACACCAAGCTGAAACAGTGGGGGTTGCAGGCCTTACAGAGCCAGTCGGACCTGACTGCGTGCCAGCTGGACTTTCAGAGCCGGAACATTATTCCTGAAATTCAGGAGAACTTCCTTTGCTTATGGGAGTACTGTGAG AGAGCTTTTGATAATCCTGAATGGTTCTACAGACATGTGGAGGATCACAGTTTCTGCACAGAGTACAAAGTAGTTGGAAAGGAGAATCAcgtggtcttctgtggctggaaaG ATTGCGACTGCTCCTTCAAAGGCCGCTGCAAGTTGCGTGAGCACCTGCGCAGCCACACGCAGGAGAAGGTGGTGGCTTGTCCTACCTGTGGTGGGATGTTCTCTAACAACACCAAGTTCTTCGACCACATCCGCCGTCAGACCGCCCTAGAAC AACAGCGATTCCAGTGTTCTCACTGCTCAAAGAGATTCGCCACAGAGAGGCTGTTGCGTGATCACATGAGGAACCATG TCAACCACTACAAGTGTCCGCTGTGCGACATGACGTGTCCTCTGCCCTCCTCCCTGCGCAATCATATCCGCTTCCGGCATAGTGAGGAGCGGCCGTTCAAGTGCAATTATTGCGATCACAG CTGCAAGAATCTCATTGACCTCCGGAAGCACTTGGATACACACAGCAAAGAGCCAGCCTACCGTTGTGAATTTGAGGCCTGCAGCTTCAGCGCCCGGTCCCTTTGCTCCATCAAACTGCACTACAGGAAGGTTCATGAG GGTGACTTGGAGCCCCGCTACAAATGCCACGTCTGTGATAAATGCTTCACTCGTGGGAATAACCTCACCGTGCACCTCAGGAAGAAGCACCAGTTCAAGTGGCCTTCAGGCCATCCTCGCTTCAG GTACAAGGAGCATGAGGACGGCTACATGCGGCTGCAGCTGGTGCGCTACGAAAGCGTGGAGCTGACGGAGCAGCTGCTGAAGGACCGGGAGAAGCAAGGGGAGGGGCTGGAGGACACGGCCCAGTGCATGGTGCTGGCAGGGTCCGAGGACAGCCTGCAGGGGATCATCTTGGAGCCCCCCACAgaggaagctgctgctgctgaggactTGCAGGCAGCCGCGGCCCCCCAGCACCCGGCTGAGCAGGAGGCTGGCGCATCCCCCGACCAAGAACCCGGCTCGCCTCCCAGCCCCATCATCCGCGTTGTGAACAGGACCAATGAGCGCGGGGAGAGCGAAACTGTGTACTATGTGATGGCCAGCGCGCCTGCGGAGGGTCGAGCGGCGGCGCCAGACGGGTTTCCTGCCGAGCCCGAGGAGAACGTCATGGACAGGCTTCAGAAGACAGCTGAGGAACTGGGCATTCAGATTGTCTGA